In one Brevibacillus choshinensis genomic region, the following are encoded:
- a CDS encoding ABC transporter permease translates to MKMDVDALFRERLQRFSAELVRYGQYMANGGVLMVAVFLCGLLAYYYPSLVQTIPAWFPVPYVLAFVLAFFVTRSPHRTFLLEADLLFLTPAETQMARYFQKAQIYNFVVQSMGVFLVLLLFLPLYQGTIGIGGAQVWLYWGVPFVLKGWNVYSSWIVMRLPDKKQDAAYTLARFGFTYFVLAWMLSKGGFLAYQQVPYGAILWMALLIWFHFRMQQIPKKHAYQWYRLLEMENGLRARFYQIANQFRDVPSLQQRVKPRKWIVWAANLIPYRTSNAGRILFLKSFLRSSDLAGMYMRLIVISSFLIAILPGPLAKAAVILLFLFMAASQLKGIGSQARHRSRSSLLPINEQQQKSAAIWVRRVLLLSQVVVNVLFALL, encoded by the coding sequence ATGAAGATGGATGTAGATGCGCTCTTTCGTGAACGATTGCAACGGTTTTCCGCGGAGCTCGTCCGCTACGGGCAGTACATGGCCAACGGGGGCGTGCTCATGGTCGCCGTCTTCCTATGCGGATTGCTGGCCTACTACTACCCGAGTCTCGTCCAGACGATCCCGGCGTGGTTTCCTGTTCCGTACGTACTTGCTTTTGTGCTCGCGTTCTTTGTCACCAGGAGTCCCCATCGGACCTTTTTGCTGGAGGCGGACCTGCTGTTCCTGACGCCAGCCGAGACCCAGATGGCTCGCTACTTTCAAAAGGCACAGATCTACAATTTCGTCGTTCAGAGCATGGGGGTATTCCTCGTTCTTCTGTTGTTTCTACCCCTGTATCAAGGGACGATAGGGATTGGGGGAGCTCAGGTGTGGCTGTATTGGGGAGTTCCTTTTGTCTTGAAGGGCTGGAATGTATACAGCAGCTGGATTGTCATGCGCTTGCCTGACAAAAAACAGGATGCTGCTTATACGTTGGCGCGTTTTGGCTTCACGTATTTCGTCCTCGCCTGGATGCTGAGTAAGGGGGGCTTTCTTGCGTACCAGCAAGTGCCGTACGGAGCTATTCTCTGGATGGCTTTGTTGATCTGGTTCCACTTTCGCATGCAGCAAATTCCGAAAAAGCATGCGTATCAATGGTACCGACTATTGGAGATGGAAAATGGATTGCGTGCGAGGTTTTATCAGATCGCCAATCAATTTCGAGATGTTCCGTCCTTGCAGCAGCGGGTAAAGCCGCGCAAATGGATCGTTTGGGCTGCCAATTTGATTCCGTACCGCACATCCAATGCCGGACGTATCCTTTTCCTGAAATCGTTTCTCCGTTCTAGTGATCTGGCAGGGATGTACATGCGACTGATCGTCATCAGTTCGTTCCTGATCGCGATCCTGCCAGGGCCACTTGCCAAAGCAGCAGTCATCCTGCTTTTCCTTTTTATGGCAGCGAGTCAGTTGAAAGGAATCGGGAGTCAAGCTCGTCACCGAAGTCGATCATCCCTTCTTCCGATCAACGAACAGCAGCAAAAGAGTGCGGCTATATGGGTGCGCCGGGTGCTATTGTTGTCGCAAGTGGTTGTCAATGTGCTGTTTGCGCTGCTGTAA
- a CDS encoding ABC transporter ATP-binding protein, whose amino-acid sequence MTALLEVKGITGGYSSSHAVIEDVSFHIQEREIVALIGLNGAGKSTTIKHILGLLEPRAGEISIAGKTFADDPDTYRHAYGYIPESPIYYEELTLWEHLELAAMSHGLAKEVFVERAYPLLKEFRMEEAKDRFPQQFSKGMRQKLMIMMALMVQPSLYIVDEPILGLDPLGIRTLLTWLERCKEQGAGILMSTHILATAEKYCDRFIILHKGRIKAQGTLEELRRITGMPHHSLDDIYLQLVEEE is encoded by the coding sequence ATGACAGCCTTGCTGGAAGTAAAAGGAATTACAGGTGGGTACTCGTCGAGCCATGCGGTCATCGAAGACGTTTCTTTTCACATTCAAGAGCGAGAAATTGTCGCGCTGATCGGCTTGAACGGTGCAGGAAAGAGTACGACGATCAAGCACATTCTGGGTCTGTTGGAACCGCGCGCAGGTGAGATCAGCATAGCTGGAAAGACATTTGCAGATGATCCTGATACATATCGACACGCCTATGGCTACATTCCGGAATCGCCGATTTATTACGAGGAGTTGACCTTGTGGGAGCATCTGGAGCTTGCGGCGATGAGTCACGGCCTTGCAAAAGAGGTTTTTGTAGAACGAGCGTATCCGCTGCTCAAAGAGTTCCGCATGGAAGAGGCCAAGGATCGATTCCCTCAGCAGTTTTCCAAAGGGATGAGACAAAAGCTCATGATTATGATGGCGCTGATGGTGCAGCCATCTCTGTACATCGTGGACGAGCCGATTCTGGGACTGGACCCGCTGGGAATCCGCACCTTGCTGACCTGGCTTGAGCGCTGCAAGGAGCAGGGAGCAGGTATTCTGATGTCGACGCACATCTTGGCTACAGCGGAAAAATATTGTGATCGGTTTATCATTTTGCACAAAGGCAGGATCAAAGCACAAGGGACGTTGGAAGAGCTGCGCCGCATCACGGGTATGCCGCACCATTCGCTGGACGATATTTACTTGCAGTTGGTTGAAGAAGAATGA
- a CDS encoding helix-turn-helix transcriptional regulator codes for MRADRLVSILLLLQNHGRMTAKDLAEKLEVSERTIHRDMEALSMAGIPVFAERGTNGGWALTEGYRTDLTGLKVSELQSLLLVSPTIQLSDLGMRDSFDAAWQKLLAASPETTRQNAEHVRQRIHIDGAGWHQSTESFPCLSIVQEAVWQERSLFIRYQRGEDVVERIVHPLGLVAKRSTWYFVAQVENDMRTYRISRLTEARLLEDTFVRPKSFDLASYWEQSTADFQSSLPRYPAHIHVRETLLARLQLERYLQIKSTHPVDSEWVEAHVQFHTLESACEMVLGYGSLMQVIQPQELRLKVMAEAKAILRLYHAADE; via the coding sequence ATGCGGGCAGATCGATTGGTCTCGATATTATTGCTGCTGCAAAACCACGGACGGATGACAGCAAAGGATCTGGCGGAAAAACTGGAAGTATCTGAACGGACGATTCACCGCGACATGGAGGCCCTTAGCATGGCGGGAATACCGGTCTTTGCAGAGCGCGGGACGAACGGTGGCTGGGCTCTGACAGAAGGGTACCGCACTGACCTGACGGGTTTGAAGGTAAGTGAGCTACAGTCATTGCTCCTTGTATCTCCGACGATACAATTGAGCGACCTCGGGATGCGCGATAGCTTTGATGCGGCATGGCAAAAGCTTTTGGCCGCCTCTCCTGAAACGACCAGACAAAATGCGGAGCACGTCCGGCAGCGCATCCATATTGACGGTGCAGGCTGGCATCAGTCCACAGAATCGTTTCCATGTCTGTCTATCGTTCAGGAAGCCGTCTGGCAGGAACGCTCCCTCTTTATCCGCTATCAAAGAGGGGAAGATGTGGTCGAAAGAATTGTTCATCCACTGGGACTGGTGGCAAAGCGTAGCACGTGGTACTTCGTCGCGCAGGTAGAGAATGACATGCGTACCTACCGGATTTCACGTTTGACGGAGGCGCGGCTGCTGGAAGATACCTTTGTCCGCCCGAAGAGTTTTGATCTCGCCAGCTACTGGGAGCAGTCGACAGCCGATTTTCAATCGAGCCTGCCACGCTATCCCGCTCACATTCATGTAAGAGAAACCTTGCTTGCTCGACTCCAGCTAGAGAGATACCTTCAAATAAAATCCACCCATCCCGTAGATAGCGAATGGGTGGAGGCTCATGTGCAGTTTCATACGCTGGAATCCGCTTGTGAAATGGTGCTCGGCTACGGTTCCCTGATGCAGGTGATACAGCCTCAGGAGCTGCGCTTAAAAGTAATGGCCGAAGCAAAAGCCATCCTTCGTCTTTACCATGCGGCCGATGAATAG
- a CDS encoding SDR family oxidoreductase: MKPLQGKVAVVAGGTRGAGRGIAVMLGEAGATVYVTGRSVRGNQSDLGRRETIDETAEMVTAAGGEGIAVRVDHTVKEEVKALFARIGAEQNGQLDLLVNDIWGGESLTEWGKPFWEHSLEKGLLMQERAIHTHLITSHYAAPIMVEQKSGLIIEITDGIDYRYRGNLYYSLAKISVIHLAQAMAEDLRPHGITAVALTPGFLRSEEMLDHFGVTEETWKEAAKKEPHFIMSETPTYIGRAVVALATDPQIAQKSGKAFSTWGLSEEYPFTDRDGSRPHWGNYAKEKGL, encoded by the coding sequence ATGAAGCCTTTACAAGGAAAAGTGGCAGTGGTAGCCGGCGGTACTCGAGGAGCGGGTCGGGGGATCGCCGTCATGCTCGGGGAAGCGGGAGCGACCGTTTACGTGACAGGGCGCAGCGTGAGGGGAAATCAATCTGACTTGGGCAGGCGCGAGACGATCGATGAAACGGCTGAAATGGTCACGGCAGCAGGTGGAGAAGGAATCGCGGTGCGTGTGGATCATACAGTGAAAGAAGAGGTAAAGGCATTGTTCGCGCGGATAGGCGCTGAACAAAACGGACAGCTGGATCTTTTGGTCAACGATATATGGGGAGGAGAATCATTGACGGAGTGGGGAAAGCCGTTCTGGGAGCATTCTCTGGAGAAAGGACTGCTCATGCAAGAGCGGGCCATTCATACCCATCTGATTACGAGTCACTATGCAGCACCGATTATGGTCGAACAAAAAAGTGGGTTAATCATTGAGATCACAGACGGGATTGACTATCGATATCGTGGCAATCTATATTACAGCCTCGCGAAAATCTCTGTCATCCATCTGGCACAGGCGATGGCCGAGGATTTGCGTCCACATGGGATTACCGCAGTTGCTTTGACACCGGGCTTTTTGCGCTCCGAAGAGATGCTGGATCACTTTGGTGTGACGGAAGAGACATGGAAAGAGGCAGCCAAAAAAGAACCGCATTTTATCATGTCGGAGACTCCTACCTATATTGGCCGAGCTGTAGTCGCGCTAGCAACCGACCCACAGATTGCGCAAAAGTCAGGGAAGGCGTTCAGCACATGGGGATTGTCTGAGGAGTATCCTTTTACCGACCGTGATGGCAGCCGCCCACACTGGGGGAACTACGCGAAGGAAAAGGGTCTCTAA
- a CDS encoding RidA family protein, which produces MPNEKQITFINPETMPKSFGYSHVVEAIGGRTIYISGQVPLNKEGQIVGEGDLAAQTKQVFENIKAALDAVGASFHDVVKLTFFVTDITQMQTVRDIRDAYVNTEKPPASSAVEIRKLINEAFLIEIEAIAVANAR; this is translated from the coding sequence ATGCCTAACGAAAAGCAAATCACCTTTATCAACCCGGAGACGATGCCAAAGTCATTCGGTTATTCACATGTAGTGGAAGCGATTGGTGGTAGAACCATCTATATTTCTGGTCAAGTTCCTTTGAACAAGGAAGGGCAAATCGTAGGAGAGGGAGACCTTGCGGCACAGACGAAGCAAGTCTTTGAAAATATAAAAGCCGCATTGGATGCAGTGGGAGCGAGCTTTCACGATGTGGTGAAGCTAACGTTTTTTGTCACGGACATCACTCAGATGCAGACGGTGCGGGATATTCGCGATGCCTATGTGAATACTGAGAAGCCACCTGCCAGCTCGGCGGTAGAAATACGAAAGCTGATCAACGAAGCGTTTCTCATCGAGATTGAAGCCATTGCGGTAGCGAATGCACGATAA
- a CDS encoding MFS transporter, with amino-acid sequence MSATYKKVFWASGFGWMFDAMDVALLSFIMVALRQDWGLTGEQAGLLGTSNTIGMALGAFAGGYLADRIGRKPVFMLTLVLFGAASLASAFATGFAIMLLFRFLIGLGLGAELPVASTLVNEFAPPEKRGRTVVLLESFWAVGWILAAVISYFIIPVYGWRIAVVIGALPMVYAWFIRRNIPESPKFQQRDERVPLKELLTSHKRETITLWVVWFAITFSYYGMFLWMPSVLVDKGFTMIKSFQYVLIMTLAQLPGYFAAAYLVEKWGRKQTLATFLFMTGVMAFAFGSSTETAGLLVTGALLSFFNLGAWGALYAYTPENYPTPLRATGSGFASGVGRIGSIIAPYLVGHYSALHYSYTFIFSMFTAVLLVGTIVLLAVGKETRETATNLG; translated from the coding sequence ATGTCTGCCACGTACAAGAAAGTATTTTGGGCATCTGGTTTCGGCTGGATGTTCGATGCGATGGATGTAGCACTTTTATCTTTTATCATGGTAGCACTCAGACAGGATTGGGGATTGACGGGAGAGCAGGCAGGCTTGCTCGGGACCAGCAATACGATCGGGATGGCGCTTGGAGCATTCGCAGGCGGATATTTAGCAGACCGGATCGGTCGCAAACCCGTCTTTATGCTGACGCTGGTATTGTTCGGAGCAGCAAGTCTGGCCAGTGCGTTTGCCACAGGATTTGCGATCATGCTTCTGTTTCGCTTCCTCATTGGTCTGGGTCTCGGAGCTGAATTGCCCGTCGCTTCCACATTGGTCAACGAGTTCGCACCTCCGGAAAAGCGGGGGAGAACCGTGGTTCTGCTGGAGAGCTTCTGGGCGGTGGGGTGGATTCTGGCTGCAGTTATCTCGTACTTTATCATCCCGGTCTACGGCTGGCGGATAGCGGTGGTGATTGGAGCATTGCCGATGGTGTACGCCTGGTTTATCCGTCGAAACATCCCCGAGTCACCAAAGTTTCAACAGCGTGACGAGCGTGTTCCGTTAAAAGAGCTATTAACGTCTCATAAACGAGAGACCATCACGCTCTGGGTTGTCTGGTTTGCCATTACCTTCTCCTATTACGGCATGTTTCTCTGGATGCCGTCCGTGTTGGTCGACAAAGGCTTTACGATGATCAAGAGCTTTCAGTATGTCTTGATCATGACGCTCGCCCAACTTCCGGGCTACTTCGCCGCAGCCTATCTGGTGGAAAAATGGGGGAGAAAGCAGACACTGGCGACGTTTTTATTCATGACAGGTGTGATGGCGTTCGCGTTTGGCAGCAGTACCGAGACGGCTGGTCTCCTAGTGACCGGAGCTTTGCTTTCCTTCTTTAATCTCGGAGCTTGGGGAGCGTTGTACGCATACACGCCGGAAAATTATCCAACTCCTCTGCGTGCCACCGGATCTGGTTTTGCCTCTGGTGTCGGCAGGATCGGCAGTATCATTGCCCCTTATCTAGTCGGGCATTACTCTGCGCTGCATTACAGCTATACGTTTATTTTCAGCATGTTTACTGCTGTGCTGTTGGTAGGCACGATTGTTTTGCTCGCAGTCGGAAAAGAGACGCGGGAAACGGCCACAAACCTCGGCTAA
- the ssuE gene encoding NADPH-dependent FMN reductase: MAKIVILSGSPYKGSRLDSVLAHADRLLQEAGQQSDWIHVRDLPAEDLLHVRFDSPAIVQANERIAQADAVVIATPIYKAAHSGVLKAYLDLLPQKGLENKLVLPVAIGGTIAHLLAIDYALKPVLSALGARHVLAGAFILDSLVKKKEDGTSELEEEAALRLQDSVGQLVRELIWQVERSKVANAAN, translated from the coding sequence ATGGCCAAAATCGTAATTTTATCAGGTAGTCCGTATAAAGGCTCCAGACTGGATAGTGTACTCGCTCACGCAGATCGTTTGCTTCAGGAAGCAGGACAGCAGTCAGACTGGATTCATGTACGCGACTTACCCGCCGAAGATTTACTACACGTTCGTTTCGACAGTCCCGCTATCGTTCAGGCAAACGAACGGATTGCACAAGCAGATGCGGTTGTGATCGCAACTCCCATCTACAAAGCAGCGCATTCCGGTGTATTGAAAGCGTATTTGGACCTATTGCCGCAAAAGGGGCTGGAAAACAAGCTCGTATTGCCCGTAGCCATCGGAGGCACGATCGCACATTTGCTCGCAATCGATTATGCCCTCAAGCCCGTCTTGTCTGCCCTAGGAGCGAGACATGTGCTGGCAGGCGCCTTTATTCTCGATTCACTAGTAAAAAAGAAAGAGGACGGAACGAGCGAGCTGGAAGAGGAAGCTGCATTACGGTTGCAGGATTCTGTGGGCCAGCTGGTACGAGAACTTATTTGGCAGGTAGAGCGCAGCAAGGTCGCAAACGCTGCGAACTAA
- a CDS encoding NADPH-dependent FMN reductase, producing the protein MGKEIKVLAISGSLREKSSNTALMNAIIGLAPKHMKWTIFKGLGDLPHFNPDIDNDEGPVPVRELRSQIQEVDAVLICTPEYGNGVPGVLKNALDWLVSTSVFMNKPTAVISASPTPMGGDKAHASLLLTLGMINAAIIEGGNLIIPHITLKMSKEGAITDEGLQAEIEKVLQALEQACS; encoded by the coding sequence ATGGGGAAGGAAATAAAAGTCTTGGCTATATCGGGGAGCCTTCGTGAAAAATCCTCCAATACCGCTTTAATGAACGCCATCATCGGGTTAGCTCCGAAACACATGAAGTGGACGATCTTCAAAGGCTTGGGCGATCTGCCTCATTTTAATCCAGACATCGATAACGATGAAGGACCCGTGCCAGTTCGAGAGTTGCGTTCACAAATTCAGGAAGTAGATGCCGTGTTGATCTGTACGCCGGAGTATGGCAATGGTGTGCCAGGTGTGTTGAAAAATGCTTTGGACTGGCTCGTATCTACCAGTGTGTTTATGAACAAACCAACAGCTGTGATCAGTGCATCCCCTACGCCAATGGGCGGAGACAAGGCGCACGCTTCCTTGCTGCTGACACTTGGCATGATCAATGCTGCAATCATTGAAGGAGGGAATTTGATTATCCCGCACATCACCTTGAAAATGAGTAAAGAAGGTGCGATAACAGATGAAGGACTACAGGCAGAGATAGAAAAGGTCCTTCAGGCACTGGAACAGGCATGCTCCTGA
- a CDS encoding GNAT family N-acetyltransferase, translating to MYKQVDSKETLALFHKIKEVVWSSMGFEMEFAKEGSDLYLLLAEDGEAGGTFEFTPYLKSNTFIHSLFEEVIKDDMKVMEVDSLAVLPFYRGQLGRKGICLMIDYAEKHGYTHAVGIADPTFFRSMNVKYNILATQINEKIFYKGADAIPTLFHLKEVYSDKDNPKYSWYIPRKVEVMR from the coding sequence ATGTACAAACAGGTTGATTCTAAAGAGACTTTGGCATTGTTCCATAAAATTAAGGAAGTCGTATGGAGTTCGATGGGTTTCGAAATGGAGTTTGCCAAAGAAGGCTCTGATCTTTACTTACTGCTAGCAGAAGATGGTGAAGCTGGAGGAACTTTTGAGTTTACGCCTTACCTAAAATCAAATACGTTTATCCATTCGTTGTTTGAAGAAGTCATCAAGGATGATATGAAGGTGATGGAGGTAGACAGCCTTGCTGTGCTGCCCTTCTATCGAGGACAGCTCGGTCGAAAAGGAATTTGCCTGATGATCGATTACGCCGAGAAGCATGGATATACGCACGCTGTAGGCATTGCGGATCCTACTTTTTTTCGATCAATGAACGTGAAATACAACATTCTTGCTACACAAATCAATGAAAAGATCTTTTATAAAGGCGCCGATGCCATTCCGACGCTTTTTCATCTAAAAGAAGTTTATTCGGACAAGGATAATCCCAAATATTCATGGTACATACCAAGAAAAGTCGAGGTCATGCGTTGA
- a CDS encoding methyl-accepting chemotaxis protein yields MDLLRRRNNWVVIVFASIITVVQIVNFLVGIPLTFVLTVLGILYVVLAPFTYISNRPNFREKMAPFMKFFNFVVIGIFMFVVVHLDPHMINIMTIMFFVAVMGIYQDKVINVLTILATLGIVSYYFFTQGDVIFHTTSPIFLMYYLLTFCFISVTSMMHAVFNNKLQQESELQKQEAIESKESLQRVLDQVNRSLNSVQEYQENLNKVTDGVNVRAVETVTSLQEIIQSFGVQTENTNELRNEMASTNVQVEDMTRSVTEMYDYVESTKEATQESGKRIGNIGNDFERFISDIQGTNSLIQELYKETESIEKIIQTISEISAQTNLLALNATIEASRAGEHGRGFAVVADEVRKLAESSKVSSESIATLLMTIREKMKRVSNMISESQVSFEKNSEGILEVQEMFSNVDNYMQDFAEKTKFLQEFIVHVHSMMQEVGAKVELNADITDQNKENLEDVLVLVSEQKDEVVKVSGGFEKIEQQIRGLNI; encoded by the coding sequence ATGGATCTTTTACGAAGAAGGAACAACTGGGTCGTCATCGTCTTTGCAAGCATTATTACGGTCGTCCAAATCGTCAATTTTTTGGTAGGCATTCCGCTTACCTTTGTTCTGACGGTACTGGGCATTTTGTATGTCGTACTGGCTCCATTTACTTACATCTCCAACCGCCCGAACTTCCGCGAGAAAATGGCACCTTTCATGAAGTTTTTCAATTTTGTCGTGATCGGGATCTTCATGTTCGTAGTAGTGCATCTGGATCCCCATATGATTAATATCATGACCATTATGTTCTTTGTTGCGGTAATGGGTATCTACCAAGACAAAGTCATCAACGTGCTTACCATTCTTGCGACTCTCGGAATCGTTTCCTATTATTTCTTCACACAAGGCGATGTGATTTTCCATACTACTAGCCCTATTTTTTTGATGTACTACTTGCTTACCTTCTGCTTCATTTCTGTTACCAGCATGATGCACGCTGTTTTCAATAACAAGCTACAGCAAGAAAGTGAGTTGCAAAAGCAGGAAGCGATCGAATCCAAAGAATCGCTGCAACGCGTATTGGATCAAGTCAATCGGTCCCTGAATTCTGTACAAGAATACCAAGAGAATCTCAACAAGGTGACCGATGGAGTCAATGTTCGGGCTGTTGAGACCGTCACCTCCCTGCAAGAAATTATTCAGTCGTTTGGCGTGCAGACTGAGAACACAAACGAGCTGCGGAATGAAATGGCTTCTACCAATGTCCAGGTAGAAGATATGACACGCTCCGTTACCGAAATGTACGATTATGTGGAATCGACCAAAGAAGCGACACAAGAGAGTGGCAAACGCATCGGGAATATCGGCAATGATTTTGAACGCTTTATCTCCGATATACAAGGAACAAACAGCCTGATTCAAGAGCTGTACAAAGAAACCGAATCCATCGAAAAAATCATTCAGACGATTTCCGAAATATCCGCTCAAACCAATCTTCTCGCGCTCAATGCTACGATCGAAGCGTCTCGTGCTGGAGAGCACGGCCGAGGGTTTGCCGTCGTAGCCGATGAAGTGCGCAAGCTGGCGGAATCCTCCAAGGTGTCTTCGGAATCGATTGCGACACTCTTGATGACGATTCGCGAAAAAATGAAGCGGGTCTCGAATATGATATCCGAATCGCAGGTTTCCTTTGAAAAAAATAGCGAAGGCATTCTTGAGGTTCAAGAGATGTTCTCCAACGTTGACAACTACATGCAGGATTTCGCGGAGAAAACCAAGTTCCTCCAGGAGTTTATCGTTCACGTGCACAGCATGATGCAAGAGGTCGGAGCGAAAGTCGAGCTCAACGCAGATATTACGGACCAAAACAAGGAAAACCTGGAAGACGTGCTCGTTCTCGTCTCCGAACAAAAAGACGAGGTCGTCAAAGTCTCGGGCGGGTTTGAAAAAATCGAACAACAAATCCGTGGGCTGAACATCTAA